One region of Chryseobacterium sp. SORGH_AS_0447 genomic DNA includes:
- a CDS encoding glycosyltransferase family 4 protein, which yields MSDNKEIFGVNMSGFFNAEIGFGEAIRNNLNALKKVGVPAKPINFNQNVRNRLNDTSVSFEDNINNYPVNIVHLNIDAILSFVQEKSTDYFQGKYNIGYWAWEMEEFPDVYAEYFKFYDEIWTCSRYCLDSMSLKAPIPVVNIPHPIDIKQEDIDADFETGLSDDCFNFLFVFDYNSLIERKNPIGLIDAYEKAFGLHNEKVKLILKTSLSNQHGKAKKKVIERIGSNKSIIYKEEMLRRPELLALMNKADCYISLHRSEGFGLTIAEAMALGKPVITTGYSGNLDFTHINNSFLVKYKMLKHEVDLSVLPKNNYWSDPDTDHAAELMKFVFENQEYAAEIGQKAKADIQTYFSLEAIGNRMKTRLDIIKNKILTERDDFEAQNNLLKIISENKILEKRVKYLEKGLYNKARKKVNEILKKIKGR from the coding sequence ATGAGTGACAATAAAGAGATATTTGGAGTAAATATGTCTGGCTTTTTTAATGCAGAAATCGGATTTGGGGAAGCGATCCGCAATAATCTGAATGCGCTTAAAAAAGTAGGGGTTCCTGCAAAACCAATTAATTTTAACCAAAATGTTAGAAACCGTCTCAATGATACATCGGTAAGTTTTGAGGATAATATCAATAATTATCCTGTAAATATTGTTCATTTAAATATCGATGCTATCCTAAGTTTCGTTCAGGAAAAATCAACAGATTATTTTCAGGGGAAATACAATATTGGCTATTGGGCATGGGAAATGGAAGAGTTTCCGGATGTGTATGCAGAATATTTTAAATTCTATGATGAAATATGGACTTGCTCGAGGTACTGTCTTGATTCGATGTCGTTAAAAGCGCCCATTCCTGTGGTGAATATTCCTCATCCGATTGATATTAAACAGGAGGATATAGATGCTGATTTTGAAACGGGACTGTCCGATGACTGTTTTAATTTTTTATTTGTTTTCGATTATAACAGTTTAATTGAAAGAAAGAATCCAATAGGTTTAATTGACGCTTATGAAAAGGCTTTTGGACTTCACAATGAAAAGGTAAAACTCATCCTGAAAACTTCCCTATCCAATCAGCACGGAAAAGCGAAGAAAAAGGTAATAGAAAGAATTGGAAGCAACAAAAGCATTATCTATAAAGAAGAGATGCTTCGCAGACCTGAATTATTGGCGTTGATGAACAAAGCAGATTGCTATATTTCTCTTCACCGTTCAGAAGGTTTCGGCCTTACAATAGCAGAGGCAATGGCTCTTGGAAAGCCTGTGATTACCACAGGGTATTCCGGGAATCTGGATTTTACACATATCAATAATTCCTTTTTAGTTAAATATAAAATGCTTAAGCATGAAGTGGATTTAAGTGTTTTGCCAAAAAATAATTACTGGTCTGATCCTGATACGGATCACGCTGCCGAACTCATGAAATTCGTATTCGAAAATCAGGAGTATGCTGCAGAGATCGGGCAAAAGGCAAAGGCGGATATTCAGACGTACTTTTCATTAGAAGCTATAGGCAACCGGATGAAGACCCGGCTTGATATCATTAAAAATAAAATCCTGACGGAGAGAGATGATTTTGAAGCACAAAATAACCTGCTGAAAATTATAAGTGAAAATAAGATTTTAGAAAAGCGGGTAAAATATCTGGAAAAAGGACTTTATAATAAAGCCAGAAAAAAGGTAAACGAAATTCTAAAGAAAATAAAAGGCAGATAA
- a CDS encoding glycosyltransferase translates to MKILRDLLPLPTISYGITVNNEAEEITKLLEVLLPLVSKKDEVIVLQDTTNKDERVSKILDTYRDKIIRVEAKLNGDFATFKNNLIKTASKDYLFQIDADEIPKASLINKIKFFLFKKNKYDVFMVPRINIVNGITNEHIKKWNWSLNKDGYINFPDAQDRIFKLNQGIKWENKVHEKLCNYQQKIALPISDFSMCLLHIKEIQRQEQQNSFYDTIQ, encoded by the coding sequence ATGAAAATATTAAGAGATTTATTACCTTTGCCTACGATTTCATACGGTATTACTGTTAATAATGAAGCCGAAGAAATCACTAAACTACTGGAGGTTTTATTACCATTAGTTAGTAAAAAAGATGAAGTTATCGTACTGCAGGACACGACTAATAAAGACGAAAGGGTATCCAAGATTCTCGATACATATAGAGATAAAATTATACGGGTAGAAGCAAAGCTCAACGGTGATTTTGCCACTTTTAAAAATAATTTGATAAAAACCGCATCCAAAGACTATCTTTTTCAGATCGATGCGGACGAAATACCCAAAGCATCATTAATAAATAAAATAAAATTTTTTCTGTTCAAAAAGAATAAATATGATGTTTTTATGGTTCCAAGGATTAATATTGTGAACGGAATAACCAACGAACATATAAAAAAATGGAATTGGAGTCTTAATAAAGACGGATACATTAATTTCCCTGATGCGCAGGATCGTATATTTAAGTTAAATCAAGGGATAAAATGGGAAAATAAAGTGCATGAGAAACTTTGCAATTATCAACAAAAAATAGCGTTGCCTATTTCTGATTTTTCTATGTGTCTTCTGCATATAAAAGAAATACAAAGACAAGAGCAGCAAAATTCATTTTACGACACCATTCAATAA
- a CDS encoding glycosyltransferase family 4 protein: MKDKIAIVVQRYGLEINGGAELHAKLLAEKLSLYHEVEVLTTCAIEYEFWNNHYSEGTENINGIKVRRFETLKKDLRRFNKLSKIVRNIHKYTNRKFSLLNFAYLLYKRRKYNKKFFNFNEWLEVQGPFSRNLINFIKEEKENYKAFIFFTYLYHPTNVGIKEVAKKSILIPTAHDEPQFYLDGYKTLFSLPKFIIYNTQTEKDLVEKVYPQTKNINSEIAGIGFDDYDTSTGKLPEYLSTGKYFVYIGRIVEDKGCVMMIEYFRNFKKNYPEHQDIKLVLAGKNALDPEITQGEDIILAGFVDHHLKNALLSNAAALIMPSFYESLSLITLEAMLLKVPVIVNKNCNVLYSHVEKSKTGKSFANSNEFSQSLISYLTQSPDESAAERTRAKNYVLENYSWDSVLNTFNSAIKTL, encoded by the coding sequence ATGAAAGATAAGATTGCCATAGTTGTCCAAAGATATGGTTTGGAGATCAACGGAGGAGCGGAACTGCATGCAAAACTGCTGGCCGAGAAACTTTCCTTATATCATGAAGTGGAAGTCCTTACAACGTGTGCAATAGAATATGAATTCTGGAATAATCATTATTCAGAAGGAACAGAAAATATTAACGGGATTAAAGTAAGGCGTTTTGAAACCCTGAAAAAGGATCTGCGAAGGTTTAATAAACTTAGCAAAATAGTCAGAAATATTCATAAGTACACTAATCGGAAATTCAGCCTTCTAAACTTTGCTTATTTGTTATACAAAAGAAGAAAGTATAATAAGAAGTTTTTTAATTTCAACGAATGGCTGGAAGTACAAGGACCTTTTTCTAGAAATTTAATTAATTTTATCAAAGAGGAAAAAGAGAATTATAAAGCTTTTATTTTTTTTACCTATTTATATCATCCTACTAATGTAGGTATTAAAGAAGTAGCTAAGAAAAGTATCCTGATTCCAACAGCACATGATGAACCCCAATTTTACCTTGATGGTTATAAAACGTTGTTCTCTCTACCTAAATTCATCATCTATAATACCCAAACCGAAAAAGATCTTGTTGAGAAAGTCTATCCACAGACAAAAAACATAAATTCGGAAATTGCAGGGATCGGTTTTGACGATTACGATACTTCTACAGGCAAATTGCCGGAATATCTTTCTACCGGAAAATACTTTGTTTACATCGGAAGAATTGTAGAGGACAAAGGTTGTGTGATGATGATTGAGTATTTTAGAAACTTTAAAAAAAATTATCCCGAACACCAGGATATCAAACTGGTGCTGGCCGGTAAAAACGCTTTAGACCCAGAAATAACCCAAGGAGAGGATATTATTCTTGCAGGATTTGTGGATCATCATCTGAAAAATGCACTGCTAAGTAATGCAGCCGCACTTATCATGCCCTCCTTCTATGAAAGCCTCTCTTTAATCACATTAGAAGCAATGCTGCTGAAAGTTCCTGTGATTGTAAATAAGAACTGTAATGTCCTATACTCGCATGTAGAAAAAAGCAAAACCGGAAAAAGCTTTGCGAACAGTAATGAATTTTCGCAATCCCTTATTTCTTATCTCACTCAATCCCCGGATGAATCTGCAGCTGAAAGAACCAGAGCAAAAAACTATGTTCTGGAAAACTACTCTTGGGATTCCGTTCTCAATACATTCAATTCAGCTATAAAAACGTTATAA
- a CDS encoding phosphomannose isomerase type II C-terminal cupin domain has translation MLEIGERPWGKYFVLADEPNYKLKRIEVNPGQKLSYQYHHKRQEQWTIIEGDATVVLDGKEIKLAYGESIFIPLGAKHRMMNLSDKPVVFIEVQTGTYFGEEDIVRIDDEYDRA, from the coding sequence ATGTTAGAAATTGGAGAAAGACCATGGGGCAAGTATTTTGTTTTGGCAGATGAGCCGAATTACAAATTAAAAAGAATTGAAGTAAATCCGGGACAGAAATTATCTTACCAATATCACCACAAAAGACAGGAGCAGTGGACTATTATTGAGGGGGATGCTACTGTAGTTCTAGATGGTAAAGAAATTAAATTAGCTTATGGCGAAAGTATTTTCATTCCACTTGGGGCAAAACATAGAATGATGAATCTTTCTGATAAACCTGTTGTTTTCATTGAAGTGCAGACCGGAACTTATTTTGGAGAGGAAGATATTGTAAGAATTGATGATGAGTATGATAGAGCGTAG
- a CDS encoding glycosyltransferase family 1 protein: MNNKVILDADVIADFYKDNRTGIFRVTFELFKKLSENKDIKTFYSHLAFFNGETSVQELDDFFINNHVEIQAVNNRKRRTFLPFRKEKLFKYLYKQIGIYNYRNIHYKMLFEEAGIFHSFYYPIHNDVKKYSHLKKVITIHDLIPILFPDLHFTAELIKEIVKSIGTDGFAVCVSESTKKDLLAYAPYLNPDHVFVNHLAASKELFYVCRNKKKLTNITNKYNLPDKYFLSLGTLEPRKNIDHVIRTFLKLIRENEISDMSLVLVGAKGWNFDKIFNEYESAEELKDKIVFIGKIPDEDLASLYSNAHSFYYMSLYEGFGLPPLEAMQCGVPTVTSNTSSLPEVVENGGIMLDPHDEKALYETMLRLYQDESFRMYYSEKGLEQSEKFSWQLSAERQVEIYKKILEIR; encoded by the coding sequence ATGAATAACAAAGTCATTCTAGATGCAGATGTAATTGCTGATTTCTATAAAGATAACCGAACCGGTATTTTCAGAGTAACCTTCGAACTATTTAAAAAATTGAGCGAGAATAAAGATATTAAAACGTTTTATTCCCACTTAGCTTTTTTTAATGGAGAAACATCTGTTCAGGAATTAGATGATTTTTTTATTAATAATCATGTAGAGATTCAAGCGGTAAACAATAGAAAGAGAAGAACATTTCTTCCCTTCCGCAAAGAAAAGCTTTTCAAATATTTATATAAACAGATAGGAATTTATAATTATAGAAATATTCATTATAAGATGTTATTTGAAGAAGCTGGAATATTTCATTCTTTTTATTATCCCATCCACAATGATGTAAAGAAATATTCACATTTAAAAAAGGTAATTACTATTCATGATCTCATCCCCATCTTATTCCCTGATCTGCATTTTACGGCAGAACTCATAAAGGAAATTGTTAAAAGTATTGGTACAGATGGTTTTGCTGTCTGTGTATCTGAAAGTACCAAAAAAGATTTGTTGGCGTATGCCCCTTATCTTAATCCGGATCATGTTTTTGTAAATCATTTAGCCGCCTCAAAAGAACTTTTTTATGTTTGCCGGAATAAAAAAAAACTTACTAATATCACGAATAAATATAATCTTCCTGATAAGTATTTTTTAAGTCTGGGTACTTTGGAGCCAAGAAAAAATATTGATCATGTCATAAGAACCTTTTTAAAACTGATTAGAGAAAATGAAATTTCAGATATGAGCCTGGTATTGGTAGGAGCAAAGGGATGGAATTTTGATAAAATTTTTAATGAGTATGAAAGTGCGGAAGAACTGAAGGACAAGATTGTTTTTATTGGGAAAATTCCTGATGAGGATTTGGCTAGTCTATACAGTAATGCACATTCTTTCTATTATATGTCACTATATGAAGGATTTGGATTACCACCGCTGGAAGCTATGCAGTGTGGTGTCCCTACGGTTACATCCAATACTTCTTCATTGCCGGAAGTTGTGGAGAATGGAGGGATTATGCTGGATCCTCATGATGAAAAGGCTTTGTATGAGACAATGCTGCGTTTATATCAGGATGAGAGTTTTAGAATGTATTATTCTGAAAAGGGGTTAGAGCAGTCCGAAAAATTTTCATGGCAACTGAGTGCAGAAAGACAGGTTGAAATCTATAAAAAAATCCTGGAAATCAGATAA
- a CDS encoding glycosyltransferase → MKILLIQHLNFLNGSGGTEKICTFLANGFYNVGHEVEIATCQNIDGKPVFPLNTGVKITNIFSDKIHQTELKPLFNYKGYSPIKWIKYKIKKKIAKKANKEILKRMGGAEGLFKDNLRNRAQAWKSYIELQQPDIIITMSVSSVLEITFENKYRIPIVNSVNGRPDYDYSDILGYRSPFEMDLLRNAYKSLAGIQILFESYRDFLPQTFQGKMSVIPNPVPQFGNDEIVEHKGSKHKYKIINVASLANHCKQQLLAIEAFAAVSKKYPEWELHFWGEGDDFNFLNDRIKTLDLDDKIFLNGFTDDPVSKLKDSDIFIFPSKYEGFPLALTEAMSSGLPVLGLSNCSGVNELIDHSLNGFLAIDNDELAVYLERLIQNSELRSIMGKNGHTKMKKFTPESVIACWAFFLGQMTN, encoded by the coding sequence ATGAAAATTCTTTTAATTCAGCATCTTAATTTTCTGAATGGATCTGGCGGAACAGAGAAAATCTGTACTTTTTTAGCCAATGGTTTTTATAATGTTGGACATGAGGTAGAAATAGCAACGTGTCAAAATATTGACGGCAAACCTGTTTTCCCTCTAAATACCGGAGTAAAAATAACCAATATTTTTTCTGATAAAATTCATCAAACAGAACTGAAGCCTCTTTTCAATTATAAAGGTTATAGCCCTATAAAATGGATTAAATATAAAATCAAAAAAAAAATAGCTAAAAAGGCCAATAAAGAGATTCTGAAAAGAATGGGTGGGGCTGAAGGACTGTTTAAAGATAATCTCAGAAATCGGGCACAGGCATGGAAAAGTTATATAGAATTACAACAGCCGGATATTATTATTACCATGTCTGTTAGCTCAGTATTGGAAATTACTTTTGAAAATAAATACCGCATTCCTATTGTTAATTCAGTAAATGGAAGGCCGGATTACGATTATTCGGATATTCTTGGATACCGCAGTCCTTTTGAAATGGATTTGTTAAGAAATGCATATAAAAGTCTTGCCGGAATTCAGATTTTATTTGAAAGCTACCGGGATTTCCTTCCACAGACCTTCCAGGGAAAAATGAGTGTGATCCCAAATCCGGTTCCCCAATTCGGTAATGATGAGATTGTAGAACACAAGGGCTCAAAACATAAATATAAGATTATTAATGTTGCCTCTTTGGCCAACCACTGTAAGCAACAGCTGCTTGCCATTGAGGCTTTTGCGGCTGTTTCAAAAAAGTATCCTGAGTGGGAACTGCATTTTTGGGGAGAGGGTGACGATTTTAATTTTTTAAATGATAGAATAAAGACGCTCGACCTTGATGATAAGATATTTTTAAACGGCTTTACAGATGATCCTGTCTCAAAGCTGAAAGATTCCGATATCTTTATTTTCCCAAGTAAATATGAAGGTTTTCCTTTAGCTCTTACAGAAGCAATGTCGTCAGGTTTACCAGTATTAGGGCTTTCTAATTGTTCAGGTGTTAATGAGCTGATAGATCATAGCCTGAATGGCTTTCTCGCAATAGATAATGACGAATTGGCTGTTTATCTCGAAAGGCTAATCCAGAATTCTGAGCTTCGTTCAATAATGGGTAAAAATGGCCATACAAAAATGAAAAAATTTACTCCTGAGTCCGTAATTGCTTGTTGGGCATTTTTTTTAGGACAAATGACCAATTGA
- a CDS encoding glycosyltransferase family 9 protein — translation MKILIIQKKFMGDVLVTSTILPLLKEKYLDAEISFLLEEKYAQILIGNPYIHQVIFFKDSLKGTLSEIRSEKFDLVIDLYSKLETALITYFSGANKRIGFFKKYTQFFYNYPVKRTNQVKSKNTTLGIEHRLLLLEPLGIPFQEAFPKVYLTDEEIRNAHEVLAKSGLSENDPLIMISTFGSSEEKTYPLAYMAELLNYIASYKPASKILCNYLPSQKHLFEELLTLISAETKKLVVQDFDTKDLRQFAAVTRLCKCLIGNEGGATNVSKALGIPTFTIFSPHIQLSDWAWSSRPDVDRFLHVADFVEGAKGYPDFKPFFLKDKLEKFLEKTLV, via the coding sequence ATGAAGATTTTAATTATACAGAAAAAATTCATGGGAGACGTACTTGTCACAAGTACGATCCTGCCTCTGCTAAAAGAAAAATATCTGGATGCGGAAATAAGTTTTCTGCTCGAAGAAAAATATGCCCAAATTTTAATTGGGAACCCTTATATCCATCAGGTTATCTTTTTTAAGGATAGCCTGAAGGGTACTTTATCTGAAATCAGGTCTGAAAAATTTGATCTGGTTATTGACCTTTATTCAAAACTTGAGACGGCGCTGATCACTTATTTTTCTGGTGCGAATAAGCGGATCGGATTCTTTAAAAAGTATACTCAGTTTTTTTACAATTATCCTGTAAAAAGAACTAACCAGGTAAAATCTAAGAATACGACATTAGGTATCGAACACCGGCTATTGCTATTAGAACCTTTAGGCATCCCATTTCAGGAGGCTTTTCCAAAAGTTTATCTGACGGATGAGGAAATACGGAATGCCCATGAAGTTTTAGCAAAATCAGGCTTATCTGAAAATGATCCGTTAATCATGATCAGCACTTTCGGAAGTTCGGAGGAGAAAACCTATCCCCTAGCATATATGGCGGAACTGCTGAATTATATTGCTTCTTATAAGCCTGCTTCAAAGATCCTGTGCAATTATCTTCCTTCGCAGAAACACCTTTTTGAAGAACTGCTGACTCTTATATCCGCAGAAACAAAGAAATTGGTGGTACAGGATTTTGACACTAAAGATTTACGCCAATTTGCAGCCGTTACCCGTTTATGTAAATGCCTTATAGGAAATGAAGGCGGGGCGACCAATGTAAGCAAAGCATTGGGCATCCCTACTTTCACCATTTTCTCCCCACATATCCAGTTGTCTGACTGGGCCTGGAGCAGCCGGCCGGACGTAGACCGCTTCCTGCATGTTGCAGATTTTGTAGAAGGTGCAAAGGGCTATCCTGATTTTAAACCTTTTTTTTTAAAAGATAAGCTCGAAAAATTTTTAGAAAAAACATTGGTGTAA
- a CDS encoding glycosyltransferase family 4 protein, which produces MSKKILFFFPENPFSNRAGNVTRAKTTLTILKKLGHRIDLVGVEDIYREQKDSTAVDTNIVDNLFLIRQRPPKNKTSFDYWQHKFSKMYQKPNEYNVALTAFAKKEFVNLFLAKKYDAVVINYEFWTGLIEHAAMKNTLKIIDTHDWITLNEFYKNKKLDIGKRFNEEINNLSKFDKIITISEDENTVFKRFLENKVINIPPSFISHFNHHLDKKYDLIFVGSENYFNIQSMQWFFKNVYHLLPENINIIIIGRICKHLEKRKNVTLIEFAESLEQYYHQSKIAICPMLEGTGIKIKVIEALSYGLPVVGTERAIDGFSSKTKNGCLIGNSPEVFRDNILSLLQNEEYYVKMSHEVKEYFIDHFSEEKAIEKWRNIIISSITQTVS; this is translated from the coding sequence ATGTCAAAAAAAATTTTATTTTTTTTTCCCGAAAATCCATTCTCCAACAGAGCAGGAAATGTAACGCGGGCAAAAACCACACTTACCATTTTAAAAAAGCTGGGACATCGTATTGATCTGGTGGGGGTAGAAGACATTTATCGTGAACAAAAAGACTCTACTGCCGTTGATACCAATATTGTCGATAATTTATTTTTAATCCGTCAGAGACCACCTAAGAATAAAACATCTTTCGATTATTGGCAACATAAGTTTTCCAAAATGTATCAAAAGCCTAATGAATATAATGTTGCACTGACCGCTTTTGCAAAAAAAGAGTTTGTTAATTTATTTCTTGCCAAAAAGTATGATGCTGTTGTTATTAATTACGAATTCTGGACGGGTCTAATTGAGCATGCAGCTATGAAAAATACGCTAAAGATTATAGATACCCACGACTGGATTACATTGAACGAATTTTATAAAAATAAAAAACTGGATATAGGAAAGCGTTTCAATGAAGAAATCAACAATCTTTCGAAGTTTGACAAAATTATTACAATTTCTGAAGACGAAAACACTGTATTTAAAAGATTTTTAGAAAATAAAGTCATCAACATTCCACCTTCTTTTATTTCTCATTTTAACCATCATTTGGATAAAAAGTATGATTTAATTTTTGTTGGCTCTGAAAATTATTTCAATATCCAATCTATGCAATGGTTTTTCAAAAACGTATATCATCTTTTACCCGAAAATATTAATATAATCATTATTGGAAGAATATGTAAACATCTTGAAAAAAGGAAGAATGTTACATTAATAGAGTTTGCAGAAAGTTTAGAACAATACTATCATCAATCCAAAATTGCCATTTGCCCAATGCTTGAGGGGACGGGCATCAAAATAAAAGTCATTGAAGCCCTTTCTTATGGACTTCCTGTTGTGGGAACAGAAAGAGCTATTGACGGTTTTTCTTCGAAAACGAAAAATGGATGTCTGATAGGCAATTCGCCTGAAGTATTCAGAGATAATATATTATCGTTATTGCAAAACGAAGAATATTATGTGAAAATGAGCCATGAAGTAAAAGAATATTTTATTGATCATTTTTCAGAAGAAAAGGCTATTGAAAAATGGAGAAACATCATAATCTCATCAATAACCCAGACAGTAAGTTAA
- a CDS encoding glycosyltransferase family A protein, translating to MAPEKNQVVVSVVIPVYNVEKFLSETIESVLNQTLTDFELILINDGSIDRSPEICEEYKKRDSRIKYFSQKNAGVSVARNLGLSHAKGEYVFFMDSDDTIDQLFIETSYECAKEQNSDFIIVGNHYCRMLPNVSALPTCAQFVRIEFLRKYQDIRFPENIQPCEDGLFSHRLIALTDRIGMNRHGLYYYRSHENQNNLKINENTEKIIQQIPIWLEILKSFYAKYDLYKTHASHLALFVEHEPFGLRYLNTPFTEEQKQRLFNIIRNFVDEYVIPHLRKEDYAKLSLPFMHFIHTSSSFEFNEKYKKYLKNKVLNRKIRLLFARLIPLSKIRRELRKEINIKYS from the coding sequence ATGGCTCCTGAGAAGAATCAAGTGGTTGTATCTGTTGTTATACCTGTATATAATGTTGAGAAATTTCTTTCTGAAACCATTGAAAGTGTTCTTAATCAAACTTTAACGGATTTTGAGCTTATTTTAATAAATGACGGAAGTATTGATCGTTCTCCTGAAATATGTGAGGAATATAAAAAAAGAGATAGCAGAATTAAATATTTCTCTCAGAAAAATGCAGGGGTTTCTGTGGCCAGAAACTTGGGGCTTTCCCATGCAAAAGGAGAGTATGTGTTTTTTATGGACTCTGATGATACGATCGATCAGCTATTTATTGAAACATCGTATGAATGTGCAAAAGAGCAGAATAGTGATTTTATTATAGTGGGAAACCATTATTGTCGGATGTTGCCAAATGTCTCAGCGTTGCCTACCTGTGCCCAGTTTGTACGCATAGAATTTTTAAGAAAATATCAAGATATCCGTTTTCCTGAAAATATTCAACCCTGTGAAGATGGATTGTTTTCACACCGTTTGATAGCTCTTACAGATAGAATTGGGATGAACCGTCATGGACTTTACTACTACAGGTCGCACGAAAATCAGAATAATCTGAAAATTAATGAAAACACAGAAAAAATTATTCAGCAAATTCCGATTTGGCTTGAAATTTTAAAAAGCTTTTATGCCAAGTACGATTTATACAAAACTCATGCTTCTCATTTGGCATTATTTGTAGAGCATGAACCTTTTGGACTCAGATATCTTAATACACCTTTTACTGAAGAGCAGAAACAAAGATTATTTAACATTATCAGAAATTTTGTTGATGAATATGTTATTCCTCATCTGAGAAAAGAGGATTATGCTAAATTAAGTTTGCCATTCATGCACTTCATCCATACCAGTAGTTCTTTTGAATTTAACGAGAAATATAAGAAATACTTGAAAAATAAAGTATTGAACAGGAAAATAAGATTACTGTTTGCAAGACTTATCCCTCTTAGTAAAATCCGCCGTGAGCTACGGAAAGAAATAAATATAAAGTATTCCTAA
- a CDS encoding glycosyltransferase family 2 protein: MQNDISFLIGLKNNLEYTRFFYRHVRSIYPEVEIVFVSYGSTDGTHQWLDQLDDSFLKYFYSEESKTLSDTYNKAAEIATKKNICFLHNDMVLGNFFLENLSRDMVENELNFYKVIEPPIFTGDFRDWKETHGFGDDIHSFDFQQFFDFEKTYISEREEAVSETAHTSFFLCVRRKVLLEIGGLDNLFNPMFCEDDDLIIRLRLLGLKTMQLHRALVYHFVSKTSRFSEEYENKTKTIELKSQRNFIRKWGVSNGPVLPVKYDIGIIVKNGNLDTLYRLEHFANTIYVDFPFDDYIVKEQVNTKYDLRERIKPISQLQKHDVIIHLNGKAANQKTMNMIENISHIIFENKSKYINPSVFQKLFLKVFKPYRPLIFFKEAPRKEKLLIYKELF; the protein is encoded by the coding sequence ATGCAAAATGATATTTCTTTTTTAATAGGATTAAAAAATAACTTAGAATATACTCGATTCTTTTATCGCCATGTGAGAAGTATATATCCTGAGGTAGAAATTGTTTTTGTAAGCTATGGTAGTACAGACGGTACTCATCAATGGCTGGATCAGCTGGATGATTCTTTTCTGAAATATTTTTATTCTGAAGAATCCAAAACATTATCTGATACATATAATAAAGCAGCAGAGATTGCTACTAAAAAAAATATATGTTTCCTTCATAATGATATGGTCTTAGGAAATTTTTTTTTAGAAAATTTATCCAGAGATATGGTTGAAAATGAACTTAATTTTTACAAGGTTATTGAACCTCCAATCTTTACAGGCGACTTCCGCGACTGGAAAGAAACCCATGGTTTTGGAGATGATATTCATTCGTTTGATTTTCAGCAATTTTTCGATTTTGAAAAAACATATATTTCTGAAAGAGAAGAAGCTGTGAGTGAAACGGCTCATACTTCATTTTTTTTATGTGTCCGAAGAAAGGTGCTGCTTGAAATCGGAGGCTTGGATAATCTTTTTAATCCCATGTTTTGTGAAGATGATGATTTAATTATTCGTCTGAGATTATTGGGGTTGAAAACAATGCAGCTGCATCGTGCACTTGTATATCATTTTGTGAGTAAAACATCAAGATTTTCCGAAGAGTATGAAAATAAAACAAAAACCATTGAGCTAAAATCCCAAAGAAATTTTATAAGAAAATGGGGCGTAAGTAATGGTCCAGTACTGCCTGTAAAATATGATATCGGGATAATAGTAAAAAACGGAAATTTAGATACCTTATACAGACTAGAGCATTTCGCAAATACAATTTATGTCGATTTTCCGTTTGATGATTATATTGTAAAAGAGCAGGTAAATACCAAATATGATTTGCGGGAACGGATAAAACCAATTTCTCAACTTCAGAAGCACGATGTCATCATACATCTTAATGGTAAGGCAGCTAATCAGAAAACAATGAATATGATAGAGAACATATCTCATATTATTTTTGAAAACAAAAGTAAATATATTAATCCCTCTGTTTTTCAAAAGTTATTCTTAAAAGTATTCAAGCCTTATAGACCGCTAATCTTCTTTAAAGAAGCTCCGAGAAAGGAAAAGTTACTTATCTATAAAGAACTGTTTTAA